GTCGAAAATATTGTCACCGAGAACAAGCGCTACATCATCGTTACCAATGAAGTCTTCGCCGATGATGAATGCCTGGGCGAGTCCGTCAGGGGAGGGTTGAACTGCATAAGACAGTTCTATTCCCCAGGCGTGGCCGTCGCCAAGCAAGCGTTGGAAGCTTGGTTGATCTTCGGGTGTGGTGATAATGAGAATTTCGCGAATCCCGGCCTGAATAAGCGTGGTCAGCGGATAGTACACCATGGGTTTGTCATAAATCGGCATGAGCTGCTTCGAGATGCCCTTGGTGATCGGGTACAGTCGCGTGCCGGAACCGCCGGCGAGAATAATGCCTTTCACTTACAGCTCCTTGAGATACTCGTTAAGCCCTTCACGCCAGTCGCGTGGCGAAAACCCCGATGCGGTAATTTTATCTAGCGACAACGTGGAATTCTTTGGCCGCGGTGCGTGCGCATCGGTGAAGTATTCCTCAGTCGATGACCGCATTACGGTGTTTTTCCCAAAAAAGCGGAAAACAGCATCCGCAATATCCGCCCAAGAGACGACGTCGCCCGCATTAGAGAAGTTATATGTCCCGTACGGAACCTGCTTTTCGACGACCCACTTAATCGCCTTCGCGAGATCACACGCAAAGGTAAGCCTTCCTACTTGATCGTCAACCACAGTAGGAGTAATCCCGCGGTTAGCTAGCGAGGCCATTGTTTTAACGAAGTTATGGCCATTACCAACAACCCAACTGGTGCGGATAATGTAATGCTTTGTTGCGGTTGCGGCTGCGATGTCGCCAGCAGCTTTGGATTGCCCATATACATTCAGTGGGCTAGGTGGCTCGTCTTCGGTGTGGGTGCGAGTGCCGTCGAAAACGTATTCACTAGAAACATGCACCAAAGTGATGTGGTATTTTTCGGCGATCTTAGCGAGCTTGGCAACCGCAGTGGCGTTGATATTCCAGGCAGTAACCGCACCGCGTTCTGCTTCATCGACAGCGGTGTATGCTGCTGCATTGATAATGAGGCCGTAATCGCGCCAGCGACGTGCTGATGCAATATCGCCGGTGATGTCGAATTCCTCGCGGGTGCAGACTTCCGCTGTGGGAAAAATCTCAGCAAGCGCGGTGGCAAGCTGGCCGCCTCCTCCGGTGATGAGGATTTTTTTCGGCGGCACTGGGATTGCGTCGATAAGCAAAGGGTGTTTGAGATCTTTCTCACTGAGTTCACTCTCGCTGAGTGGAATAGGCCAGTTGATGCCAAGCTGGGGATCGGCGAGGTTAACAAAGGAATATGACGCGTGTGGATGCCAATGATCGTTTACTAGATACGTGTATGCGGTTTCTTCGAGTGCTTGGAACCCATTGGCAACACCGCGCGGGACGAATACCGCCACACTCGGGGTGATCTCGTGGGTGTAGACCGCACCGAAGGTAGGCGAACCTTCACGAAGGTCACACCAGACACCAAAAACCCTTCCGGAAGCCACTGAGATGTACTTGTCCCACGGTTCGGCATGCAAGCCGCGGGTTACACCGGGTGCAGCATTGAAACTGATGTTGTTTTGGACGGGACGAAAATCTTCGGGAAGCAGTGCGGTTTGTTTTTCTGCGTGCCAGTTTTCTTTAAACCAACCTCGGTTATCCCCGTGGACAGTCAGGTCGATAATGCGTAGTCCGTCGATGGGTGTTGTATGTGCCGCAAGAGGCGTGGAAAACCGCATTAGTGTCCCTTCTTCGCATAATTGCGTTCGACGTCATCTTTGAATGGCCGCCACCAGGCTTCGTTGTTGGTGTACCAGGCGATGGTTTCGATAAGGCCATCGCGCATGCCGGTGTCGGTGAAGCGGGGTTGCCAGCCGAGTTCGGTGCGTAGTTTGGTGGAGTCCATGGCGTAGCGCATGTCGTGG
This DNA window, taken from Corynebacterium kutscheri, encodes the following:
- a CDS encoding sugar nucleotide-binding protein, whose amino-acid sequence is MRFSTPLAAHTTPIDGLRIIDLTVHGDNRGWFKENWHAEKQTALLPEDFRPVQNNISFNAAPGVTRGLHAEPWDKYISVASGRVFGVWCDLREGSPTFGAVYTHEITPSVAVFVPRGVANGFQALEETAYTYLVNDHWHPHASYSFVNLADPQLGINWPIPLSESELSEKDLKHPLLIDAIPVPPKKILITGGGGQLATALAEIFPTAEVCTREEFDITGDIASARRWRDYGLIINAAAYTAVDEAERGAVTAWNINATAVAKLAKIAEKYHITLVHVSSEYVFDGTRTHTEDEPPSPLNVYGQSKAAGDIAAATATKHYIIRTSWVVGNGHNFVKTMASLANRGITPTVVDDQVGRLTFACDLAKAIKWVVEKQVPYGTYNFSNAGDVVSWADIADAVFRFFGKNTVMRSSTEEYFTDAHAPRPKNSTLSLDKITASGFSPRDWREGLNEYLKEL